A genomic stretch from Microbacterium proteolyticum includes:
- a CDS encoding glycerophosphoryl diester phosphodiesterase membrane domain-containing protein, with the protein MPSVIILERAPVFAAIGRSWRLTRGRFWSTLGILVIISVSFSVVSQIISIPLSLIAGFVPAIIAPTGETDNGAFVGMIVVQIVGQFGILLIQCIALVVQSTSAVLVYVDARMRVEALDQDLQTYVEARDAGTSDLDDPYRIGVGRVAVRPAPLPVGAPGYDAQPGSGTPGAHTGYGLPPARGGQPVDAVPGPRTADGAPASPAPQAGGDRAAAEGEAATDRATPRPSGSPTAPPPGAAPAPTTWAAPGSNGDA; encoded by the coding sequence GTGCCATCCGTCATCATCCTCGAACGCGCCCCGGTGTTCGCCGCGATCGGTCGATCGTGGCGGCTGACCCGGGGGCGGTTCTGGTCGACCCTCGGCATCCTCGTCATCATCTCGGTGTCGTTCAGCGTCGTCTCCCAGATCATCTCGATCCCTCTGAGCCTGATCGCGGGATTCGTGCCGGCGATCATCGCCCCGACCGGCGAGACCGACAACGGGGCGTTCGTCGGGATGATCGTCGTGCAGATCGTCGGCCAGTTCGGCATCCTCCTCATCCAGTGCATCGCGCTCGTCGTGCAATCCACCTCGGCGGTGCTCGTCTATGTCGATGCGCGGATGCGGGTCGAGGCACTCGACCAGGACCTGCAGACCTACGTCGAGGCGCGCGACGCCGGGACGAGCGACCTCGACGACCCGTACCGGATCGGCGTCGGGCGGGTCGCGGTTCGACCGGCTCCCCTGCCCGTCGGTGCGCCGGGATACGACGCGCAGCCGGGCTCCGGCACGCCGGGCGCGCACACCGGGTACGGCCTTCCGCCCGCTCGCGGCGGACAGCCCGTGGACGCCGTCCCCGGCCCCCGGACGGCAGACGGCGCGCCGGCGTCCCCCGCACCGCAGGCCGGAGGAGACCGGGCCGCCGCCGAAGGCGAGGCAGCGACCGACCGGGCGACGCCTCGGCCGAGCGGCAGCCCGACGGCACCCCCTCCCGGCGCAGCGCCCGCACCGACGACATGGGCGGCGCCCGGCTCGAACGGCGACGCGTGA
- a CDS encoding DUF58 domain-containing protein codes for MFVTGRLALLVALGVVPVMLLSSAGASAWAVAGGWVLLCAALATADVAAAADARRVEITRTLAERGLRDEPIAGEIRVRNLGTRLLRARVRDAWQPTAGAPEERQSLTVPPGERRGAPLRLVPRRRGELRSAFVVVRSAGPLGLAGRQAVIDAPARVRVLPPFTARRHLPSRLARLRELDGNTTLQVRGQGTEFDSLREYVRGDDVRSIDWRATARAGTTMLRTWRPERDRHVVIVIDTGRTAAARVGDGVRLDAAMEAALLLSVLASRAGDHVHLLMFDRATRARVTRVDGAPLLPALVDAMCPVEPQLIDTDWDAAFAQVRGLSVRPALVVLLTAADDPEAARAFLASLPAVAARSRLLVATATDGPGGTPAHRDAADVYAAAAVERARHDAARVRDAVLRAGGDAVSASADDLPPLVADRYLALKAAGRL; via the coding sequence ATGTTCGTCACCGGCCGCCTCGCCCTGCTCGTCGCCCTCGGCGTCGTGCCCGTCATGCTGCTCAGCAGCGCGGGCGCGTCGGCATGGGCCGTCGCGGGCGGCTGGGTCCTGCTGTGCGCTGCGCTGGCCACCGCCGACGTGGCCGCGGCGGCCGATGCGCGCCGGGTGGAGATCACGCGGACGCTGGCGGAACGGGGCCTGCGCGACGAGCCGATCGCGGGCGAGATCCGGGTACGCAACCTCGGCACCCGCCTGCTGCGCGCGCGCGTACGAGACGCGTGGCAGCCGACCGCCGGGGCTCCCGAGGAGCGTCAGAGCCTGACCGTGCCGCCGGGCGAGCGGCGGGGGGCACCGCTGCGGCTGGTCCCCCGCCGCCGGGGGGAACTGCGCAGCGCCTTCGTGGTCGTGCGTTCGGCCGGACCGCTGGGCCTTGCCGGACGGCAGGCCGTCATCGACGCGCCCGCCCGCGTGCGGGTGCTGCCCCCGTTCACGGCACGTCGGCATCTCCCCTCCCGCCTGGCCCGGCTCCGCGAACTCGACGGGAACACCACGCTGCAGGTGCGCGGCCAGGGCACCGAGTTCGACAGCCTGCGCGAATACGTCCGCGGCGACGACGTGCGCTCGATCGACTGGCGGGCCACCGCCCGCGCGGGGACGACGATGCTGCGCACGTGGCGACCCGAGCGCGACCGGCACGTCGTGATCGTCATCGACACGGGGCGCACGGCCGCCGCGCGCGTCGGCGACGGTGTGCGCCTGGATGCCGCGATGGAGGCGGCTCTGCTGCTGTCGGTGCTGGCGTCCCGCGCCGGCGATCACGTGCACCTGCTCATGTTCGACCGCGCGACCCGCGCCCGCGTCACGCGCGTCGACGGGGCGCCGCTCCTGCCCGCCCTGGTGGATGCCATGTGTCCGGTCGAGCCGCAACTCATCGACACCGATTGGGATGCCGCCTTCGCGCAGGTGCGCGGCCTGTCGGTGCGTCCGGCCCTGGTCGTGCTGCTCACCGCCGCCGACGATCCCGAGGCCGCGCGCGCCTTCCTCGCGTCGCTGCCCGCCGTGGCGGCACGATCGCGGCTGCTGGTGGCCACCGCGACCGACGGACCGGGCGGAACACCCGCACACCGGGATGCCGCCGACGTCTACGCCGCGGCCGCCGTGGAGCGCGCACGACACGACGCCGCACGCGTGCGCGACGCGGTGCTGCGTGCGGGCGGCGACGCGGTGTCCGCGTCCGCCGACGACCTGCCGCCCCTCGTCGCCGACCGCTATCTGGCGCTCAAGGCGGCGGGTCGGCTTTAG
- a CDS encoding AAA family ATPase, whose protein sequence is MHRVRMEVGKAVVGQDGTVTGLLIALLSRGHVLLEGVPGVAKTLLVRSFSRALGLDTRRVQFTPDLMPGDVTGSLVYDARAGGFDFRPGPVFTHVLLADEINRTPPKTQAALLEAMEERQVSSDGESRALPDPFLVAATQNPIEHEGTYTLPEAQLDRFLLKLVVDLPGRDAEVDVLRRHARGFDPRRLGDAGLEPVVTASEILAAQRAAASVAVTDDLLGYVVDLARATRQSPSVLLGVSPRATTGLLAAAKAWAWLGGYPAITPDHVQTMLVPVWRHRIRLRPEAEIEGVSVDAILTSVLQQTRVPI, encoded by the coding sequence ATGCACCGGGTGCGGATGGAGGTCGGCAAGGCCGTCGTCGGACAGGACGGCACCGTCACCGGACTGCTCATCGCCCTGCTCTCGCGCGGGCACGTGCTGCTGGAGGGCGTGCCGGGCGTCGCCAAGACGCTGCTCGTGCGCTCCTTCAGCCGCGCCCTCGGCCTCGACACGCGCCGCGTGCAGTTCACCCCCGATCTCATGCCGGGAGACGTCACCGGCTCACTCGTCTACGACGCACGGGCGGGCGGGTTCGACTTCCGTCCCGGCCCCGTCTTCACCCACGTGCTGCTGGCCGATGAGATCAACCGCACTCCCCCCAAGACGCAGGCGGCGCTGCTGGAGGCGATGGAGGAGCGGCAGGTGTCGTCCGACGGCGAGAGCCGCGCCCTGCCCGATCCCTTCCTCGTCGCGGCCACCCAGAACCCCATCGAGCACGAGGGCACCTACACGCTGCCCGAGGCGCAACTCGACCGCTTCCTGCTCAAGCTGGTCGTCGATCTCCCGGGTCGCGACGCCGAGGTCGACGTGCTCCGCCGCCACGCGAGAGGCTTCGACCCGCGCCGACTGGGCGACGCCGGCCTCGAGCCGGTGGTCACGGCATCCGAGATCCTCGCGGCGCAGCGCGCAGCGGCATCCGTCGCCGTCACCGACGACCTGCTCGGTTATGTGGTCGACCTCGCTCGCGCGACGCGTCAGAGCCCGTCGGTGCTGCTCGGGGTGAGCCCTCGAGCGACGACGGGTCTGCTCGCCGCGGCGAAGGCCTGGGCATGGCTCGGCGGCTACCCCGCGATCACCCCCGACCACGTGCAGACCATGCTCGTCCCGGTCTGGCGCCACCGCATCCGCCTCCGCCCCGAGGCGGAGATCGAGGGCGTCTCGGTGGATGCCATCCTCACCTCCGTCCTGCAGCAGACGCGCGTCCCCATCTGA
- a CDS encoding DUF4129 domain-containing protein, whose translation MSFLASLTAAFPLLPDPDQAREWAERELADPAYAAAEPTLIDRIAQTIGRFLGDLLRVPDAPGWAPSALVILAIVVAALIVAGILIWGRPRSPARAAPAAHALFDDDDVRSADELRSDAARAAARADWDEAIVLRFRAFARGLTERGLVDPPPGATVRAFCREAAASLPSLVAPLDAAAETFDDVRYLRRPGTAERYRAIADLDDAAVRTRPAPAATT comes from the coding sequence GTGAGCTTCCTCGCCTCCCTGACGGCGGCCTTCCCGCTGCTGCCCGACCCCGACCAGGCGCGCGAGTGGGCCGAGCGCGAACTCGCCGACCCCGCCTACGCCGCGGCGGAGCCGACTCTCATCGACCGCATCGCCCAGACGATCGGCCGGTTCCTCGGCGACCTGCTCCGGGTGCCGGACGCCCCCGGTTGGGCTCCGTCCGCACTCGTGATCCTCGCGATCGTCGTCGCCGCCCTGATCGTCGCCGGCATCCTCATCTGGGGACGGCCGCGCTCGCCCGCACGCGCCGCACCGGCCGCGCACGCCCTCTTCGATGACGACGACGTCCGGTCAGCGGACGAATTGCGATCCGACGCCGCCCGGGCCGCCGCACGCGCCGACTGGGACGAGGCCATCGTGCTGCGGTTCCGTGCCTTCGCGCGCGGGCTGACCGAACGCGGACTCGTCGACCCTCCGCCCGGCGCGACGGTCCGCGCGTTCTGCCGCGAGGCCGCGGCATCCCTCCCCTCCCTCGTCGCCCCCCTCGACGCGGCGGCGGAGACCTTCGACGACGTGCGTTACCTGCGCCGACCCGGCACTGCCGAGCGCTATCGCGCGATCGCCGATCTGGACGACGCGGCCGTGCGGACGCGTCCGGCGCCGGCGGCCACGACGTGA
- the mtrA gene encoding MtrAB system response regulator MtrA yields the protein MTSRILVVDDDTALAEMIGIVLRTEGFDTVFCADGAQAVDAWRVERPDLILLDLMLPGVDGIEICTRVRAESGVPIIMLTARTDTADVVKGLESGADDYIMKPFNPKELVARIRTRLRPVQAPVDETLRIGDLTVDVAAHEVRRGDAPIALTPLEFELLVALAEKPQQVFSREMLLEQVWGYHYKADTRLVNVHVQRLRAKIEADPDNPRIVTTVRGVGYRAGAVA from the coding sequence ATGACTTCACGGATCCTGGTTGTCGACGACGACACCGCGCTGGCCGAAATGATCGGTATCGTGCTGCGGACCGAGGGATTCGACACGGTCTTCTGCGCGGACGGCGCTCAGGCGGTCGACGCGTGGCGGGTGGAGCGACCCGACCTGATCCTGCTCGATCTGATGCTCCCGGGCGTGGACGGGATCGAGATCTGCACCCGCGTGCGCGCGGAATCGGGCGTTCCGATCATCATGCTGACCGCCCGCACCGACACCGCCGACGTGGTGAAGGGACTCGAGTCGGGCGCCGACGACTACATCATGAAGCCCTTCAACCCGAAGGAGCTGGTCGCCCGCATCCGCACGCGCCTGCGTCCCGTCCAGGCGCCCGTCGACGAGACGCTGCGCATCGGCGATCTGACCGTCGACGTCGCCGCTCATGAGGTGCGTCGCGGTGACGCGCCGATCGCGCTGACCCCGCTGGAGTTCGAGCTGCTCGTCGCCCTGGCCGAGAAGCCGCAGCAGGTGTTCTCGCGCGAGATGCTGCTCGAACAGGTGTGGGGCTACCACTACAAGGCCGACACGCGTCTGGTGAACGTGCACGTGCAGCGCCTGCGCGCCAAGATCGAGGCCGACCCCGACAACCCGCGGATCGTGACCACCGTGCGCGGTGTCGGGTACCGCGCCGGCGCGGTGGCCTGA
- a CDS encoding ComF family protein translates to MTLPAALTSAFRDALTFWLPCACAGCGAPDENLCDGCRADLAPRPSWREAAPDLGVVCGLRFEGVAARVVRAFKEEGRTALARDLAPALTAALAASIPPGARITTVPSSRAAFRRRGYRPVEVLARRAGCRPERLLRLRRAPADQRGLGGRARRENVRGAFAARVPLRGPVVIVDDVITTGATLAEAARALRAAGATDVRAVALAYTPRRRRSEAEAEVIST, encoded by the coding sequence ATGACCCTCCCGGCCGCGCTCACGTCCGCCTTCCGCGACGCGCTGACGTTCTGGCTGCCCTGCGCCTGTGCCGGATGCGGCGCGCCCGATGAGAACCTGTGCGACGGATGCCGTGCCGACCTGGCGCCTCGCCCGTCGTGGCGGGAGGCGGCACCCGACCTCGGCGTGGTCTGCGGGCTCCGGTTCGAGGGCGTCGCCGCACGGGTCGTCCGTGCGTTCAAGGAGGAGGGTCGCACCGCGCTCGCCCGGGATCTCGCCCCCGCGCTCACCGCCGCGCTGGCGGCATCCATCCCTCCGGGCGCGCGGATCACGACGGTGCCGTCCTCCCGCGCCGCCTTCCGCCGGCGCGGCTATCGGCCGGTCGAGGTGCTCGCGCGGCGGGCGGGGTGCCGGCCCGAACGCCTGCTGCGGTTGCGGCGGGCGCCCGCTGATCAGCGCGGGCTGGGTGGCCGCGCGCGTCGTGAGAACGTCCGTGGGGCGTTCGCGGCGCGCGTGCCGCTTCGCGGTCCGGTGGTGATCGTCGACGACGTCATCACCACGGGCGCGACGCTCGCCGAAGCCGCGCGGGCGCTGCGGGCGGCGGGTGCCACCGACGTCCGGGCCGTGGCGCTGGCGTACACGCCGCGTCGCAGGCGATCCGAAGCAGAAGCAGAGGTGATTTCCACGTGA
- the mtrB gene encoding MtrAB system histidine kinase MtrB, translated as MTGAVRTLPPRARGLRDWRGARERLRTLWRRSLRFRTILITVTLTAVTILVTCLAMALVIQNELFTARKDQVLLEAQRATTAAQATLDAAVDSTDPAAAQTLMNGIATRLSQQSSSDLIALYRIGPPSPLAPQPFISPAFDSALVTEALRTQVQSSPDLQWWQSVALPFDGREVPGILVGHQLRFPASDGVDSYELYMGYDLLSASQTLAFVQVLLWVVGLVLVVLIGAIAWFVLRSVTTPIADAAETSAKLAAGDLGVRLPVRGEDELATLNRSFNAMADSIESQIKELADLSLVQQRFVSDVSHELRTPLTTIKLAADMINDQREEFDPVTGRAAELLHAQVQRFEVLLTDLLEISRYDAGSVQLEREPTSLAHLAEDVILSMEQLAEGHGSDVRLVAPGGYTPVDMDARRIRRIVRNLLGNAIEHGEGRPIVVSVDSDRDAIALGVRDFGLGMRGEDVERVFDRFWRADPSRVRTIGGTGLGLSIALGDARLHGGTLAVWSELGRGSNFVLTLPRDGKPVTGSPLPLVPDDEQGGALEALGLTQPISTRPGVRRSS; from the coding sequence ATGACGGGGGCGGTGCGGACCCTCCCGCCGCGGGCGCGAGGGCTCCGGGACTGGCGGGGAGCGCGCGAGCGCCTCCGCACGCTCTGGCGTCGCTCGCTTCGCTTCCGGACCATCCTGATCACCGTCACCCTGACCGCGGTGACGATCCTCGTCACCTGCCTGGCGATGGCTCTCGTCATCCAGAACGAGCTCTTCACCGCGCGCAAGGACCAGGTGCTGCTCGAAGCGCAGCGGGCCACCACCGCGGCGCAGGCGACGCTGGACGCCGCGGTGGACTCCACCGACCCGGCTGCCGCGCAGACCCTCATGAACGGCATCGCGACCCGTCTGTCCCAGCAGTCGTCCAGCGATCTCATCGCGCTGTACCGCATCGGGCCGCCTTCTCCGCTCGCACCTCAGCCGTTTATTTCACCCGCTTTCGACTCCGCTTTAGTCACCGAGGCGCTGCGGACGCAGGTGCAGTCGAGTCCCGACCTGCAGTGGTGGCAGTCGGTGGCGCTGCCCTTCGACGGCCGGGAGGTGCCCGGCATCCTGGTCGGACACCAGCTGCGCTTCCCCGCGTCGGACGGGGTCGATTCGTACGAGCTCTACATGGGGTACGACCTCCTGAGCGCCTCGCAGACCCTCGCGTTCGTGCAGGTGCTGCTCTGGGTGGTGGGACTGGTGCTCGTCGTGCTGATCGGCGCGATCGCCTGGTTCGTCCTGCGGTCGGTGACGACCCCGATCGCGGATGCCGCCGAGACCAGCGCCAAGCTCGCCGCGGGCGATCTGGGCGTGCGCCTGCCGGTGCGCGGCGAGGACGAGCTGGCCACGCTGAACCGCTCGTTCAACGCCATGGCCGACAGCATCGAGTCGCAGATCAAGGAGCTGGCCGACCTCTCCCTCGTGCAGCAGCGCTTCGTCTCCGATGTCTCCCACGAACTGCGCACGCCGTTGACGACCATCAAGCTCGCCGCCGACATGATCAACGACCAGCGCGAGGAGTTCGATCCCGTGACCGGTCGCGCCGCAGAACTGCTGCATGCGCAGGTGCAGCGATTCGAGGTGCTGCTGACCGATCTGCTGGAGATCAGCCGCTACGACGCCGGTTCGGTGCAGCTCGAACGGGAGCCGACGAGCCTGGCCCACCTCGCGGAGGACGTCATCCTGTCGATGGAGCAACTGGCCGAGGGGCACGGCTCGGACGTGCGTCTGGTCGCCCCCGGCGGGTACACCCCCGTCGACATGGACGCCCGCCGCATCCGGCGAATCGTCCGCAACCTCCTCGGCAACGCCATCGAGCACGGAGAGGGGCGTCCCATCGTCGTCTCTGTCGACAGTGATCGGGATGCCATCGCACTGGGCGTGCGCGACTTCGGTCTCGGCATGCGCGGCGAAGACGTCGAGCGGGTGTTCGACCGCTTCTGGCGCGCGGATCCTTCCCGCGTGCGCACCATCGGCGGGACGGGACTGGGCCTGTCGATCGCGCTCGGCGACGCGCGCCTGCACGGGGGCACCTTGGCGGTGTGGTCCGAGCTCGGGCGCGGATCGAATTTCGTGCTCACCCTCCCGCGCGACGGCAAGCCGGTCACCGGCTCGCCGCTGCCGCTCGTCCCCGACGACGAGCAGGGTGGAGCTCTCGAGGCCCTCGGCCTCACGCAGCCCATCTCCACCCGACCCGGCGTGCGGAGGTCGTCATGA
- the hpf gene encoding ribosome hibernation-promoting factor, HPF/YfiA family, whose product MDTSIVGVGVGITDRFRSVVEEKVSRIEHLAPRAQALEVKVTHRSYRNGRMEDDTVELTLDGKGPVVRAEATDADKFAALDLAVDKISEQVRRAKQKRVDARNHPRGAKFEKNTGELAGIDVEPASVDVLRAVATGSIPVQSESADEDEYCPVVIRQKEFGPEWMTVEDAVDRMELVGHDFFLFIDARTDHPSVVYRRKGWDYGVIALATQAAPAAQVAS is encoded by the coding sequence ATGGACACCAGCATCGTCGGCGTGGGAGTGGGAATCACGGATCGATTCCGCTCCGTCGTTGAAGAGAAGGTCAGCCGCATCGAGCACCTGGCGCCGCGCGCTCAGGCCCTCGAGGTCAAGGTCACCCATCGCTCTTATCGCAACGGGCGAATGGAAGACGACACGGTCGAGCTCACCCTCGACGGCAAGGGTCCGGTCGTCCGCGCGGAAGCCACGGACGCCGACAAATTCGCTGCCCTCGACCTCGCGGTCGACAAGATCTCCGAGCAGGTGCGACGGGCGAAGCAGAAGCGCGTCGACGCCCGAAACCACCCCCGCGGCGCCAAGTTCGAGAAGAACACCGGTGAGCTCGCCGGCATTGACGTCGAGCCCGCCTCCGTCGACGTGCTGCGCGCCGTCGCCACGGGCTCCATTCCGGTCCAGAGCGAGTCCGCCGATGAAGACGAGTACTGCCCGGTCGTCATCCGGCAGAAGGAGTTCGGCCCCGAGTGGATGACGGTCGAAGACGCGGTCGACCGCATGGAGCTGGTCGGCCACGACTTCTTCCTCTTCATCGACGCGCGCACCGACCACCCGAGCGTCGTCTACCGCCGCAAGGGCTGGGACTACGGCGTGATCGCCCTCGCGACGCAGGCCGCGCCCGCCGCGCAGGTCGCGTCCTGA
- a CDS encoding LpqB family beta-propeller domain-containing protein has translation MRRALTLVCLTLVLALAACTGLPTTGYVNPGRGPQSDDAQAFAFVPDGPQDDATPTEIVEGFLRAGSGPADDWATAKLFLAPGTQWDPRARVTIDRLADRRASAAADGSSVSVSVTATAEVDAAGAYAPTASGTAETLSFALTRVDDQWRITSAPDGVVLYEEVFPTVYQTASIAYFDPTFSFIVPDVRWFPRALVASRVATALVEGQPSTWLAGAVATAFPDELSLVGRSVTLSQNGVAQVQLPQAALSLDRTRLDRMQTQLVRSLATAGISDVQMTVDGTPIAATEVQVRVTRVDPSPAVLTTAGVFGSLAGDAVEPIGALSDAVESLAPVAVALEADGSLAAVRTPQGAVASALADGRTFLLDERAGLITPSIDAEGVVWSVPATAPTQLRAITPEGVPRDVGNAWPDAAEITAMQISRDGTRIAAVVTVSGNREVWVAGIERLNGAIDLGPPHVLSFSKPGSFDLAWLDDTTVGVLSRTDGVSTLHQLGVGGGGTDAVAPEGTRTLAAGSTSVRVLDDQGRLFSRRGSSWTLIASDIRVLAAQQGTTS, from the coding sequence ATGAGACGCGCCCTGACCCTCGTCTGCCTCACCCTCGTGCTCGCGCTCGCCGCGTGCACCGGGTTGCCCACCACCGGGTACGTCAACCCGGGGCGCGGCCCGCAGTCCGACGACGCGCAGGCGTTCGCCTTCGTGCCCGACGGCCCGCAGGACGACGCCACCCCCACCGAGATCGTCGAGGGGTTCCTCCGCGCCGGGTCCGGTCCCGCCGACGACTGGGCGACCGCGAAGCTGTTCCTCGCCCCGGGTACGCAGTGGGACCCGCGGGCCCGCGTCACGATCGACCGGCTCGCGGACCGTCGCGCCTCGGCCGCCGCCGACGGCTCGTCGGTGTCGGTGTCGGTCACGGCGACGGCGGAGGTGGATGCCGCGGGTGCGTACGCCCCCACCGCTTCGGGAACGGCCGAGACGCTGTCGTTCGCGCTCACCCGTGTCGACGATCAGTGGCGCATCACCTCGGCGCCCGACGGCGTCGTGCTCTACGAAGAGGTGTTCCCGACCGTCTACCAGACGGCATCCATCGCTTACTTCGATCCGACGTTCAGCTTCATCGTGCCCGACGTCCGCTGGTTCCCGCGCGCTCTGGTCGCCAGCCGCGTGGCCACCGCGCTCGTCGAAGGGCAGCCCAGCACCTGGCTCGCGGGTGCGGTCGCGACCGCCTTCCCCGACGAGCTCTCGCTCGTCGGGCGTTCGGTCACCCTGTCGCAGAACGGGGTGGCCCAGGTGCAGCTCCCGCAGGCGGCGCTGAGCCTGGACCGCACGCGTCTCGACCGCATGCAGACCCAGCTCGTCAGGAGTCTGGCCACCGCGGGGATCAGCGACGTCCAGATGACCGTCGACGGCACACCGATCGCCGCGACCGAGGTTCAGGTGCGCGTCACCCGCGTGGATCCCTCTCCGGCGGTCCTGACGACCGCCGGGGTGTTCGGCTCTCTCGCCGGCGACGCGGTCGAGCCGATCGGCGCGCTCTCCGACGCGGTGGAGTCGCTGGCACCCGTCGCCGTCGCGTTGGAGGCGGACGGCTCCCTCGCGGCGGTCCGCACCCCGCAGGGCGCCGTCGCCAGCGCCCTCGCCGACGGCCGGACGTTCTTGCTCGACGAGCGTGCGGGGCTGATCACCCCCTCGATCGACGCGGAGGGCGTGGTCTGGAGCGTGCCCGCGACGGCGCCCACGCAGCTGCGCGCCATCACGCCCGAGGGCGTGCCGCGCGATGTCGGCAACGCCTGGCCGGATGCCGCCGAGATCACCGCCATGCAGATCTCGCGCGACGGGACGCGCATCGCCGCCGTCGTCACGGTCTCGGGCAACCGCGAGGTCTGGGTGGCCGGGATCGAGCGCCTCAACGGTGCGATCGATCTGGGTCCGCCCCATGTGCTGTCGTTCTCGAAGCCCGGGTCGTTCGACCTGGCCTGGCTCGACGACACGACGGTGGGCGTGCTCTCCCGCACCGACGGGGTCAGCACGCTGCACCAGCTCGGCGTGGGCGGCGGCGGCACCGATGCGGTGGCCCCCGAGGGCACGCGCACCCTGGCCGCGGGGAGCACGAGCGTTCGTGTGCTCGACGACCAGGGCCGGCTGTTCAGCCGTCGGGGAAGCTCCTGGACGCTGATCGCCTCCGACATCCGCGTGCTGGCCGCGCAGCAGGGCACCACGTCCTGA
- a CDS encoding DUF4350 domain-containing protein, translated as MSVVDAPARSRRRGALGWVALVVGVLVVAVVGGSLVYGGYTQRAALDPESAGPDGTRAVVRLLEQQGVRVTVARDREAAERALEGGAATLALRDAPMLSDDALRALTDRARHVVLLEPRTRALDVLLNGSLLGGFADDRAVAADCDVPAAENAGAARVGESMIPGDGVQGCFPVDGGFGLLSSETAGRTVTALDALSTVTNATLPLDGNAALALAVLGQSDSLVFYVPSPGDADRAEDVPTLADLTPPWVSPVLVLLLVAALAAALWRGRRFGPLVTERLPVTVRANETTEGRARLYATARDAPHALGTLRRAARERLGRLLGLPARSAPDQVVDAVAQRLGADRTRVRAILVDDQPRTDRDLVAAADRLRDLEASVRAAVRTEGTPR; from the coding sequence GTGAGCGTCGTCGACGCGCCCGCCCGGTCACGACGACGCGGTGCGCTGGGCTGGGTGGCCCTGGTCGTGGGTGTGCTGGTCGTCGCCGTCGTCGGCGGCTCCCTGGTCTATGGCGGTTACACGCAGCGCGCCGCGCTCGATCCCGAATCCGCGGGACCGGACGGCACGCGCGCCGTCGTGCGTCTCCTCGAGCAGCAGGGCGTCCGTGTGACCGTCGCCCGTGATCGCGAGGCGGCCGAGCGTGCGCTGGAGGGCGGCGCGGCGACGCTGGCCCTCCGAGACGCCCCCATGCTGTCGGACGACGCCTTGCGTGCATTGACGGACCGGGCGCGACACGTCGTGCTTCTGGAGCCCCGCACGCGCGCGCTCGACGTCCTGTTGAACGGCTCCCTGCTGGGCGGTTTCGCCGACGACCGGGCGGTCGCGGCCGACTGCGACGTGCCCGCGGCGGAGAACGCCGGTGCGGCGCGGGTCGGCGAGTCGATGATCCCGGGCGACGGTGTGCAGGGGTGCTTCCCCGTCGACGGCGGCTTCGGCCTGCTCTCATCGGAGACGGCGGGCCGCACGGTGACCGCGCTCGACGCTCTCTCCACGGTCACCAACGCGACCCTCCCGCTCGACGGCAATGCCGCACTGGCCCTCGCCGTTCTCGGGCAGTCCGACTCCCTCGTCTTCTACGTGCCCTCCCCCGGCGACGCCGATCGCGCCGAAGACGTCCCGACGCTGGCCGATCTGACCCCGCCGTGGGTGAGCCCCGTCCTGGTGCTCCTCCTCGTCGCGGCCCTCGCCGCCGCCCTCTGGCGGGGCCGTCGATTCGGCCCCCTCGTGACCGAGCGCCTTCCGGTCACGGTGCGGGCGAACGAGACGACCGAGGGCCGCGCCCGCCTTTACGCGACCGCGCGTGACGCTCCGCACGCCCTCGGCACGCTGCGGCGTGCGGCGCGGGAACGCCTGGGCCGGCTGCTCGGCCTCCCCGCGCGGAGCGCGCCCGACCAGGTCGTCGACGCGGTCGCCCAGCGCCTCGGGGCGGACCGCACCCGGGTGCGGGCGATCCTCGTCGACGACCAGCCCCGCACCGACCGCGACCTGGTCGCTGCCGCCGACCGACTCCGCGATCTCGAGGCGAGCGTGCGCGCCGCCGTCCGAACCGAAGGGACCCCACGATGA